aggcactggccATGCCCAGGGTTGACCCCGGTTTGGGCCTCAGCACTACAAAAGGGcaccctgagttccaccaggcgAGTCCCCTGAGCTGGGGGTGGCTTCcacggaaaaaaaaaactaatctaAATTAATAAATGTGATACAGAATCCatctaataatgaaataaatcattAGAACTGGAAATGGGTTTTGCTGTCTGCCCATGTGAGCCACTCCTGACCGCAGCTCTGCTGTGATTCCTTAGGAGGCTCCACCCCACCACGGGGTGCAGGGGTAGGGGTAAGGGTTGGGGGACTCACCCCCCagtctgagcaccaccgagtTGGAGCTGCTCTTGCCGGTCTGAGGGTTCGtggctgtgcatgtgtgcaccccATCATCCTCCCAAGTCAAGGCCTCGAAGACGAGCTGGTTGGTGGCGTATGTCCGGTTCCTGGAGGTCCAGTGGTactgagggctggggtgggcgtcTGTCTGGCAGTTCAAGGTCAGGTTGGAGCCCAGGGCGGCCTCAAGGACGGGTCTGGGCATGTCCTGTGTGCTGCTGCTGATGTTCACCTGGTCGGGGCcgtctgtgtgcagggcaggcacAGGTGGTGGCATGGGGGGTCAGTTCAGAGCTCCCCAGCACGCCCTTCAGAGTGGACttgtcttccttttccttttcttctattttttgttttgttttgtttgggggccacacccggtggtgctcaggccttcctcctggctctacactcaggagtcactctggtgaTGTTTGGGTAACCCCATGGAATGCtgggtcgaacccaggtccaccacatgcCAGGCAACTGGACTGAGCCATTGGACTCCCACTGTGGCCGCAGACTTGCTTTCCtggctcctgccctcccccacccctacatATCCACTTCATTCCCCCTAATTAAACCCCTGCTGGCCTTCATCCACTATGCCCCATGGTTGGGGGCGCTAAGTCACAGCCACTGCAAGCGTGCAGGTGGATACCAACACCCTGCACTCCCCACTCCCAACTTTTCTACCCGCACAGAAGACTCAGATTGGTCATGGTGTCCACTCTCCTCTGGCCAGTGCTTCTTGGGCCTCTCCCCACTTGCCCCCTGCCATGGCCCATAGGGCCCTGAGTCATGTCCCCCCCAACCTTATCTCCTGGCCTCTTTTGTCAACTCCCCCCAATGCATCTTAACCACCTTTGCACCCTCTAACACCCTCCCTGATGTGTTGACCCCCCTGAGTTCCTCCTACCCAGGGCACAAAGACCTTTCCCCTGGCCACACCAGCTAAGaatcccccaacctccccagtccCACTTCAGGTTGAgggtcctcctgacccttatcccCACCCACCCTAAGTTCTTCCCCTCTTTCCTACTGGGTGATCTAAGCGCCATGGAGGGCAGGCCCAGGCCCTGTCCAGTGCCCACAGGACCTGGCACAGAGGGGCACCCCTATTCCTCTCCCGGCTCCCAAATGGATAGGGGCCGGGAAGCGGACACTCACAGTAGATGTCCAGGTGGACAGGGTCGCTGCGGGCTTCGCTGGTACTGTCCCACACCAGGCACTGGTAGGGCCCCGTGTCCGAGCGCCGGAGACGGTAGATGGCCAGGGTGCGGTTGTCAGTGGACAGCACCAGGCGCTCGTTGGGCTGCAGAGGTTGGCCCCCAAGTAGCCAGTGGACACTCAGGTCCGTGTGGTTCGTCCTGCAGGTCAGGTTCACGGGTGGGCCAGTGTCACTCTCCACCAGGAAGTCGCTGGACACCAGGATGGACGGTGGGGTCAGGTGGTCTGCAAACACGGAACTtcaggctggggctcaggggaactccTCACCCCCCATCCCGTTTTCTGCCTTGACCTCTGGGTTGGGGAGGAGCAAACTCACCTGGCACCTGGATTTCCAGGGTGTCCATGTGGGTCAGCTGAGTGACAAGGTTGCTGACCACGCATCTGTAGGTGCCACTGTGTTTCCCGGTGATGTGGGGGATGGAGAATCTGAAGGTGGTAATCGGTTGTTCGACGTTATAGGGGACAGTCCAAGTGAAATTTGGGGGCGGGTAGGACTGAATGTTCACGGAGAAGGTCACATGggagcccctgggcacctcctCCATCTTCCAGTTGGCGTTCTCAATGTCCAGCGTGATTGTAAAAGGGTCGGGGCCATCTAGGAGACAAGAAGCGGTCAGCTGAGACTGGAATGCCAGCCCAACCCTGGGCTTTTGCCATTGATCCCTGAGGTGATGGCTGTGCCGGGGATCCATGACCCAGGGCCCAGAGGAGTGCTGAGGTGGGGTGAGAGGGTGCTAGCATCAGCCCTGAGGGACGCACAGGGTGGGGACGACAGAGCTTCATGGGATTAGCTGCAACATGGGCATATCTGGAGGGAAATCAGCAGAAGGAGAGGCTCAGGGTGATCTCTCATGGTGGGTAGAACCCCCCGGGAAAGATCAGATGTCCGATGGCAAGAGGCCAAAGAGCAGGAGAACATGCCTTCAGCGGGAAGTTTGGTGCTGGCAGGGGTTTGGGAAAAATTAGGGGCAGgaggacaatgggggaggggaaaagtgcctgcttCAGAGTCAGGCtagggaagtgggagggaaactgggcgcATTGGTGGAAGGCAGTGGGCGCTGGGGAAGGGATTGGCATTGGAACAATAGAGGCTGGACACTtaattacatgttttttttttcttttggggtcacacctggctatgcacagggattactcctggctctgcactcaggatcatccctggcagtactcaggggaccatatgggatactggtaactaaacctgggtcagccgcgtgcaaggcaaataccctacctgctgagctattgctccagcccctacaagtaTGTTCTGTAACTGGTGACTTACAAAAAGTAAagaacaattaaaagaaaaagaaaaaaaagacacagccTTGGGTCCagtaaagggtgcttgccttgcacacaaccaatctgggttctatccctggcagcccacaggGTCGCTtgagccaccagaagtgattcctgagctcagagacaggattaagccctgagtactgccaggtctctctctctctctctctctctctcacacacacacacacacacacacacacacacacacacacacgcagcccAGGGTTGGATATGGGCTGTGGGCTGTCAGGTGCTGGCCTTGTCTGTTCCCATGTTATCACCTGCAcctagttcaacccccagcaacctttggtcccctaagcacctccaagtgtaacctctgagcaccactaggtggggTCCCCCCAAATCCCACAAACAAAGCCTGCCCACCACACCTCTTTCCCAACCCAGGCAGGATTTTGCATTCAGCAGGCAAAGGTTAAAGGAGTCCTGTTTGGGAGGTGGTAAGTGGGAGATTTCCAGGTGCCATTCAAATGGGGTCGAGAGAGGTGCAGGACTGGGGCTCCCGGACACAGTCTGACAGCTTCTCAAGCTGGAAGTCGGGCTGGAATGACCCAGGACATGGAGGCCAGCGGAGGGCAGAGGCCAGATAGGGACTCACAGTTGACCACAATGTTCTGGATGTTGCTCTTTAGGGAATGACTCGCGTTTTGGATTTCACACTGGTAAGTCCCGAAGTCTGTCCGCTGCACGGTGGTGAAGGTGAGGTTCCTGTCATCGTCCGACAAACTCATGTGCGCATCCAGCACAAGGGGGTGGTTCTGGAAGAACCAGTGGATGGTGACCGCGGTCTCCTGGGTCTCACACAGCAGAGTCAGGGAGTCTTTGTGCTCCGTGACCGTGGTCGAGCTGGCCGTGAGTGTTGCATTGGTCAGAagcactgggtgggggtggggggagacagaggAGACGATGTAGACATAGCAGCACAGCCCTGGAGGGCCCTGGAGAGGCGGGGGTGGATGAGAGCCACCCAGAGCTCATTCCCGGGGCCACCCCTCTGGCAGCCCCTCTCTAAGCCCCACTCATGGGATGCATCCCGGAATTCAGAGGGTCAGGGATGAGTGTTAgctgcaggggccggagagatggtcccAAGGGGAAGGTGCTTGATGTGCCCATGGGCATCCCAGGTACCACACAATGTCCCCTTAGcctaatcctgagcactgccagccctctgctccccataaaaaaaaattaactgcaaAGAGACTGGAGCTGGTATTATGGATGCTGGCTGTGTACCCCACCTCCTTCTCAGTCACCGCCCACCCATGGCCATGAAGCCCCCTGGACCCCAGGAGAACACATGGGTCCACATTGGGTGACCACACTGGGTCCATTTGCCATACCCTGTGGATTTC
This Sorex araneus isolate mSorAra2 chromosome 8, mSorAra2.pri, whole genome shotgun sequence DNA region includes the following protein-coding sequences:
- the LOC101557849 gene encoding carcinoembryonic antigen-related cell adhesion molecule 20-like is translated as MVLLTNATLTASSTTVTEHKDSLTLLCETQETAVTIHWFFQNHPLVLDAHMSLSDDDRNLTFTTVQRTDFGTYQCEIQNASHSLKSNIQNIVVNYGPDPFTITLDIENANWKMEEVPRGSHVTFSVNIQSYPPPNFTWTVPYNVEQPITTFRFSIPHITGKHSGTYRCVVSNLVTQLTHMDTLEIQVPDHLTPPSILVSSDFLVESDTGPPVNLTCRTNHTDLSVHWLLGGQPLQPNERLVLSTDNRTLAIYRLRRSDTGPYQCLVWDSTSEARSDPVHLDIYYGPDQVNISSSTQDMPRPVLEAALGSNLTLNCQTDAHPSPQYHWTSRNRTYATNQLVFEALTWEDDGVHTCTATNPQTGKSSSNSVVLRLGGPSPALSAGAIAGITVGVVAAIPATVGLLHLCGIIRVYMRLDLVFMLSREHMLSKEHMLSPPMQQ